In a genomic window of Natranaerovirga pectinivora:
- a CDS encoding methyl-accepting chemotaxis protein, which produces MNENFMKEYSRKVNKTIVGILGVLTIILLYFGISGERIDLTIVGGVYIAVIGFIGFGIKKKKYEIQTAYIITMFMFISTILVIPSGEPFFLLMPICVTGLYFNKKLFAINTLLVNIGYIAKEVMVVNTFEIESGIMLFIVNIMILILFFVTKWGSELIKYGIEESKKSKELITKLNKTMSIVEDSAIKLNEDIYNIDSNLERVTEVSNTMTTTVQEVATGVVGQAESISQISEMMSDADKKVLETQEISNKLSEVSNNASKLVLDGSKKINQMDSQISIIGDTVTSSLNTVIELRDNIDEVNNFLSSITQIAEQTNLLALNAAIEAARAGESGKGFAVVADEVRKLAEQSANTVDQISEILNEVNRKTQNVLDKVNNGNVAAKEGKNISQEVNDSFHNIEKSFKEIDDYIVKELEMIKLTTSIFSKIRQESEEIASISEEHSASTEEMLATIENQSNSIINISKAMEEIKKASENLTNNISN; this is translated from the coding sequence ATGAATGAAAACTTTATGAAAGAATATTCTAGAAAAGTTAATAAAACAATAGTGGGTATCTTAGGGGTGTTAACTATTATTTTGTTATACTTTGGAATATCAGGGGAAAGAATTGATTTAACAATTGTAGGTGGCGTTTATATTGCAGTAATTGGATTTATAGGTTTTGGAATTAAAAAGAAAAAGTATGAAATACAAACGGCTTACATAATTACTATGTTTATGTTTATATCAACCATTCTTGTTATACCTAGCGGAGAGCCATTTTTTTTGTTAATGCCAATATGTGTAACTGGTCTATATTTTAATAAAAAATTATTTGCAATAAATACTTTGTTGGTTAATATTGGGTACATTGCAAAAGAAGTTATGGTAGTTAATACATTTGAAATTGAAAGTGGTATTATGCTTTTTATTGTTAATATAATGATCCTTATATTATTTTTCGTAACAAAGTGGGGTTCTGAGCTTATTAAATATGGAATAGAAGAGTCTAAGAAATCTAAAGAATTAATAACAAAACTTAATAAGACTATGTCCATCGTAGAAGATAGTGCTATTAAGCTTAATGAAGATATATACAATATAGATTCTAACTTAGAAAGAGTTACAGAAGTTAGCAACACAATGACAACAACGGTGCAAGAAGTAGCTACAGGAGTTGTTGGGCAAGCAGAAAGCATTAGCCAAATTAGTGAAATGATGAGTGATGCAGATAAAAAAGTTCTTGAAACCCAAGAGATTTCTAATAAATTAAGTGAAGTTTCTAATAATGCTAGTAAACTTGTATTAGATGGATCTAAAAAAATTAATCAAATGGATAGTCAGATTAGTATTATAGGTGATACCGTTACAAGTTCATTAAATACGGTTATTGAGTTAAGGGATAATATTGATGAGGTCAATAATTTCCTTTCTAGTATCACTCAAATAGCAGAACAAACCAATTTATTAGCCTTAAATGCTGCAATTGAGGCAGCCCGTGCTGGAGAGTCAGGTAAAGGGTTTGCAGTAGTAGCTGATGAAGTGCGAAAATTAGCAGAGCAAAGCGCTAATACGGTTGATCAAATAAGTGAAATACTTAATGAAGTCAATCGTAAAACCCAAAATGTGCTAGATAAAGTTAACAACGGTAATGTAGCAGCTAAAGAAGGTAAAAACATATCTCAAGAAGTTAATGATAGCTTTCATAACATTGAAAAATCTTTTAAAGAGATTGATGATTATATCGTTAAAGAGTTAGAAATGATAAAATTAACAACTAGTATATTTTCAAAAATACGACAAGAATCAGAAGAAATTGCAAGTATTTCTGAAGAGCATTCTGCTTCTACAGAAGAAATGTTGGCAACTATTGAAAATCAAAGTAATAGTATAATCAATATTTCAAAAGCAATGGAAGAGATAAAAAAAGCAAGTGAGAACTTAACCAATAATATTAGTAATTAA
- a CDS encoding TMEM165/GDT1 family protein: MFLEIIQAFFFIIMAEMGDKTQLLAMTFATKYSLGKVVMGVLLGSLLNHGLAALLGAYLTNVIPIDIVKIIAALAFVFFGIWSLNFDMDEEEVENKKFNFGPILTVGMAFFIGEFGDKTQLTVITLASQGSFPLFILMGTVTGMIITSLIGIVAGRLLGKRIPEIPLKIASATVFILFGIIGLTGNVPKEKLTNVNVSVFLVFLVAIVIWRLRNIMKKSAVLTAYKNTAELLYLNTKKIQDSLNKVYEKSKDCLDCSEYKCTISFLNNSLQEAQNNNKFVVEKEWEIPLCDINLCNKEILKESLIETIETCLECELHQKNCVGNQTRQVLEKLYFGKNLDFKGDKKNYYSQIEVLDKELFLEIINRKKPAHK, from the coding sequence ATGTTTTTAGAAATAATACAAGCTTTTTTCTTTATTATCATGGCGGAGATGGGTGATAAAACTCAATTATTAGCAATGACATTTGCAACGAAGTATTCATTAGGAAAGGTCGTTATGGGGGTGTTACTCGGGTCTTTGTTAAACCATGGATTAGCAGCACTTTTAGGGGCATATTTAACCAATGTTATTCCAATTGACATTGTAAAAATAATAGCTGCCTTAGCATTTGTGTTTTTTGGAATTTGGTCCTTAAATTTTGATATGGATGAAGAGGAAGTTGAAAATAAAAAGTTTAATTTTGGACCTATATTAACTGTTGGGATGGCTTTCTTTATTGGTGAGTTTGGAGATAAAACTCAGCTAACAGTGATAACCCTTGCATCCCAAGGGAGTTTTCCTTTATTTATTCTAATGGGAACAGTGACTGGAATGATCATAACAAGTTTAATAGGTATAGTCGCTGGAAGATTACTAGGAAAAAGAATACCAGAAATCCCACTGAAAATTGCTTCTGCTACAGTGTTTATTCTCTTTGGAATAATAGGTCTTACGGGTAATGTACCTAAGGAAAAATTAACAAATGTAAATGTAAGTGTATTTCTTGTTTTTTTAGTTGCGATAGTAATTTGGCGTTTGAGAAATATAATGAAGAAATCAGCCGTGTTAACTGCTTATAAAAACACAGCAGAACTATTGTACCTGAACACAAAAAAAATTCAGGATTCTTTAAATAAAGTTTATGAAAAGAGCAAAGACTGTCTTGATTGTAGCGAATATAAATGTACAATAAGTTTTCTTAACAATAGTCTTCAAGAAGCACAAAATAATAATAAATTTGTTGTGGAAAAAGAATGGGAGATCCCATTATGTGACATTAATTTATGTAATAAAGAAATATTAAAAGAAAGTTTAATTGAAACCATTGAAACCTGTCTAGAATGCGAACTTCATCAAAAAAACTGTGTTGGTAATCAAACTAGACAAGTATTAGAGAAGCTCTATTTTGGAAAAAATTTAGACTTTAAAGGGGATAAAAAAAATTACTATAGTCAAATAGAAGTATTAGATAAGGAATTGTTCTTGGAGATTATAAATAGGAAAAAACCAGCACACAAATAA
- a CDS encoding AI-2E family transporter, protein MKYKFDKHYIKISIHIIITAVILYGIIFAINNISTIFDSLKNIVSTTINLLAPLIIGLVLAYLFDPIVNFYDRNICDKLHFHLNNKKKRRVKVKKTRLAATSLTYITIIVIFIIAGYAISWNLKNTDGFRNVGNTVVIVEEFVKGFNNVAIQVQEKLSDFGLVNQGEELVDTIIRTVTSAVQAIGTQVIGFITKLGGYVISIVIGIVISFYLLMDKKYLLNGWNRSINAILPTRTSKAVRNIWKEADWILSGYVRGQLLDVLIMSVLISITLLIIGVDFAIVIGIISGFANLIPLVGSIVATIMAVLVALVGDNPMKAVYALVTLLILQQIDGNIIVPKVVGENVNLNPLMVLLAIFIFGSLFGVLGMIVAVPITALFKHFYVQYIDYRLKEKERKEKEKRKEKLT, encoded by the coding sequence ATGAAGTATAAATTTGACAAACATTATATAAAAATATCAATTCATATCATTATAACAGCAGTAATATTATATGGAATAATTTTTGCAATTAATAATATATCAACAATATTTGATTCACTAAAAAATATAGTATCGACGACCATAAATTTATTGGCGCCATTAATTATTGGTTTAGTATTGGCTTATTTATTTGATCCTATCGTAAATTTCTATGATAGAAATATTTGTGATAAATTGCATTTCCATCTTAATAATAAGAAAAAGAGAAGAGTAAAAGTTAAAAAAACAAGATTAGCAGCTACTTCTTTAACATATATTACCATAATTGTTATTTTTATTATAGCTGGTTATGCTATATCTTGGAATTTAAAGAATACTGATGGATTTAGAAATGTGGGTAATACAGTAGTGATTGTAGAAGAGTTTGTAAAAGGTTTTAATAATGTGGCTATTCAAGTACAAGAAAAATTAAGTGATTTTGGATTGGTTAATCAAGGAGAAGAATTGGTGGACACAATTATTAGAACGGTTACTTCAGCTGTTCAGGCAATAGGAACTCAAGTTATTGGCTTTATAACAAAATTAGGTGGCTATGTAATAAGTATCGTTATAGGGATAGTCATTAGTTTCTACTTATTAATGGATAAAAAATATTTATTAAATGGCTGGAATCGATCTATTAATGCCATATTACCAACTCGTACCTCAAAAGCTGTTAGAAACATATGGAAGGAAGCAGACTGGATATTGTCAGGCTATGTTCGTGGACAATTACTAGATGTACTTATTATGTCTGTCCTTATAAGTATAACATTATTAATTATTGGCGTTGACTTTGCAATTGTTATTGGTATTATATCCGGGTTTGCTAATTTGATTCCTTTAGTTGGTTCTATTGTTGCGACAATAATGGCCGTATTGGTTGCTTTAGTTGGCGATAATCCAATGAAAGCAGTATATGCTTTAGTAACTCTTTTAATTCTACAGCAAATTGATGGGAATATCATTGTACCGAAAGTAGTTGGCGAGAATGTAAATTTAAATCCACTTATGGTACTCTTAGCAATTTTTATATTTGGTTCATTATTTGGTGTGCTGGGTATGATTGTTGCAGTTCCTATCACAGCTTTATTTAAGCATTTCTATGTACAATATATTGACTATAGGCTTAAAGAAAAGGAAAGAAAAGAGAAAGAAAAAAGAAAAGAAAAGCTTACGTAA
- the putP gene encoding sodium/proline symporter PutP has translation MNATAIHGFMFVLYLLLLLGIGIYSYKKSKSQSDFFLAGRKLNFWVTSLSAQASDMSGWLLMGLPGTAFLLTRNNGLPEAVWTAIGLAVGTYLNWLFVAKRLRKYSEISNDSITIPTYIENRFRDKTKIIRISSAIFIIIFFLIYTAAQLSAGAKLFNTVFDLNYSLALIIGALVIVSYTFLGGFLAVCWTDLIQGTLMFFAIIIVPIMAISSLGGTKETFDLVSTFAQVPGGLGLNEWTGFGSIGILTIVSFAAWGLGYFGQPHILTRFMGIRHSKDVKPARRIAIVWVIITLAAAVLVGVIGKAYLSSVMTAEQLGAIDAENVFIIMVQNLLTGPIAMILAGVILTAILSAIMSTADSQLLVTASAVSEDICKTIFKDKLTEKQLVWISRATVVGVTFVAFIIAFNPDSSVFDLVAYAWAGFGAAFGPCILLSLYWKRMNWQGALAGILSGGITVLVWRNIIKSYINLYEIVPAFAISLILIVVVSLLTTKPSKEIEDEFDSVLTADI, from the coding sequence ATGAATGCAACAGCGATACATGGTTTTATGTTCGTCTTATACTTATTACTATTATTAGGAATTGGTATATATTCGTACAAAAAAAGCAAAAGTCAGAGTGACTTCTTTTTAGCAGGGAGGAAGCTTAATTTTTGGGTTACTTCTTTAAGTGCACAAGCATCTGATATGAGTGGATGGCTCTTAATGGGTCTGCCAGGAACGGCATTTCTACTTACTAGAAATAATGGTTTGCCAGAAGCAGTATGGACAGCAATAGGGTTAGCAGTTGGTACATATCTAAATTGGTTATTCGTAGCTAAAAGGCTAAGAAAGTATTCCGAAATATCTAACGATTCTATTACAATTCCTACATATATAGAGAATAGATTTAGAGATAAAACGAAAATTATTCGTATAAGTTCTGCAATATTCATAATCATATTCTTTTTAATTTACACAGCAGCTCAATTGTCAGCAGGTGCTAAATTATTTAATACTGTATTTGATTTAAATTATTCTCTTGCACTTATAATTGGTGCATTAGTTATTGTTTCTTATACATTCTTAGGAGGCTTCCTAGCGGTATGTTGGACTGATTTAATACAAGGGACGTTAATGTTTTTTGCAATTATTATTGTTCCAATAATGGCTATCTCTTCTTTAGGGGGTACTAAAGAAACATTTGATTTAGTATCAACATTTGCTCAGGTACCTGGTGGATTAGGATTAAATGAATGGACTGGATTTGGCAGTATAGGTATATTGACTATTGTTTCTTTTGCTGCTTGGGGTCTTGGTTATTTTGGTCAACCTCATATTTTAACAAGGTTTATGGGTATTAGACATTCAAAAGATGTTAAGCCAGCAAGAAGAATAGCAATCGTTTGGGTAATAATAACTTTAGCGGCAGCGGTATTGGTTGGCGTTATTGGTAAAGCCTACTTATCTTCTGTAATGACTGCTGAACAATTAGGGGCAATAGATGCTGAAAATGTATTTATTATTATGGTTCAAAATTTACTAACAGGACCTATTGCAATGATTTTAGCAGGCGTTATTTTAACAGCTATTCTATCAGCGATTATGAGTACAGCAGATTCTCAATTGCTGGTAACAGCATCTGCAGTTTCAGAAGATATTTGTAAAACCATATTTAAAGACAAATTAACTGAGAAACAGTTAGTATGGATTAGTAGGGCAACAGTAGTTGGTGTAACATTTGTAGCATTTATTATAGCTTTTAATCCAGATAGTTCAGTATTTGATTTAGTAGCTTATGCCTGGGCTGGATTTGGTGCAGCATTCGGACCTTGTATTTTATTATCTTTATATTGGAAACGTATGAACTGGCAAGGGGCTTTAGCTGGTATTTTATCAGGTGGTATCACTGTCCTTGTTTGGAGAAATATTATTAAATCATATATAAATTTATATGAAATTGTACCTGCATTTGCAATATCACTTATTCTTATTGTAGTGGTAAGTTTATTAACTACTAAACCTTCTAAAGAAATTGAAGATGAATTTGACAGTGTATTAACTGCAGATATTTAA
- a CDS encoding ABC transporter ATP-binding protein encodes MFDIELKSISKTFLGSDEPALNDINIEVEKGSIVTLLGPSGSGKSTTLRIIAGFERAESGSVAIAGEVVSDEVSWIPPERRGIGMVFQDYALFPHLTVFNNIGFGYKGKDRDERIKEVMKLVNLEGFEKRYPNELSGGQQQRVALARALARRPVVVLLDEPFSNLDADLRIQMRMEVKRIIKEAGATAVFVSHDQKDALSISDKIIVMRDGKVQQTGTPQEIYKNPINRFVATFIGSSTIVKGVISKDGHSVLTEIGNIVFNNINNLNPDEEVYVSIRPESLKVDDDGNIKGIVKQMSYTGESIELVVELLISKDEKQEVLIHIHSDKIINIGDQVKFNIVPKAIAVIRRDL; translated from the coding sequence ATGTTTGATATAGAATTAAAGTCAATTTCAAAGACATTTTTAGGATCAGATGAGCCTGCTCTAAATGATATAAATATAGAAGTAGAAAAAGGGTCTATTGTAACATTACTTGGGCCAAGTGGATCAGGAAAGTCAACAACTCTTCGTATTATAGCAGGATTTGAAAGAGCTGAATCAGGAAGTGTAGCTATTGCAGGAGAGGTAGTTAGTGATGAAGTTTCTTGGATTCCGCCTGAGAGACGAGGCATTGGAATGGTTTTTCAAGATTATGCTTTGTTTCCACATTTAACAGTTTTTAATAATATAGGTTTCGGGTATAAAGGCAAAGATCGTGATGAAAGAATTAAAGAAGTAATGAAGTTAGTAAACTTAGAAGGATTTGAAAAACGTTATCCTAATGAATTATCTGGTGGGCAACAACAGAGGGTTGCATTAGCAAGAGCTCTGGCTAGAAGACCTGTTGTTGTATTATTAGATGAACCTTTTAGCAATTTAGATGCGGATTTGAGAATTCAAATGAGAATGGAAGTTAAGAGAATTATAAAGGAAGCTGGTGCAACTGCAGTTTTTGTTTCTCACGATCAAAAAGATGCATTGTCTATTTCGGATAAAATAATTGTTATGCGTGACGGAAAAGTTCAGCAAACAGGTACACCTCAAGAAATATACAAAAACCCTATTAATCGATTTGTTGCAACTTTTATTGGTTCATCTACAATCGTAAAAGGGGTAATAAGTAAGGATGGTCACTCCGTTTTAACTGAGATAGGAAATATTGTGTTTAACAATATAAACAACCTTAATCCGGATGAAGAAGTATATGTATCTATTAGACCAGAAAGCTTAAAAGTTGATGATGATGGTAATATTAAAGGTATTGTTAAGCAAATGAGTTATACTGGAGAATCTATAGAATTGGTTGTTGAATTATTAATATCTAAAGATGAAAAGCAAGAGGTATTAATTCATATCCATTCAGACAAAATTATTAATATAGGTGATCAAGTTAAATTCAATATAGTGCCTAAAGCTATTGCGGTAATAAGAAGAGATTTATAA
- a CDS encoding diacylglycerol/lipid kinase family protein — translation MIRTLFILNPNAGKMQAKHNLFKLIDLFTKNKYEVTVFPTQDRLDATNIVKEKANEYDLIVCSGGDGTLNEVISGLMHHTNRPKLGYIPTGTTNDLATSLNLPKTCIKAAKKIIAGSSYYYDIGSLNDSYFTYIAAFGAFTKVSYTTSQKFKNALGRISYFLEGIKHLTEIKTYPIKIEYDHGVIEDDFVFGAVTNSTSIAGLFHLNSHDVILNDGLFEVLLIKSPKNAIELKNIIMGLLKQQYNDKYVTFFQASHLKITSDSNIPWIIDGENGGTQRDVTISNNHKGIEFIL, via the coding sequence ATGATTAGAACATTATTTATTTTAAATCCTAATGCTGGAAAAATGCAAGCCAAACATAATCTCTTTAAATTAATAGATTTATTTACAAAAAACAAATATGAAGTGACCGTTTTTCCTACTCAAGATAGATTAGATGCCACTAATATTGTTAAAGAAAAAGCTAATGAGTATGACTTAATTGTTTGTTCCGGTGGTGACGGAACTCTTAATGAAGTTATTTCTGGATTGATGCACCACACAAACCGACCAAAATTAGGCTATATTCCAACAGGTACAACCAATGACTTAGCAACAAGTCTTAATTTGCCTAAGACTTGTATTAAGGCTGCCAAAAAGATTATCGCAGGAAGTTCATATTATTACGATATTGGTTCTTTAAATGATAGTTATTTTACTTATATTGCAGCATTTGGTGCTTTTACGAAAGTTTCTTATACAACGTCACAAAAATTTAAGAATGCATTAGGACGTATTTCATACTTTTTAGAAGGGATCAAACATCTTACTGAAATAAAAACCTATCCTATAAAAATTGAATATGACCATGGCGTCATTGAAGATGATTTTGTATTTGGGGCCGTTACCAATTCAACATCTATAGCGGGATTATTTCACTTAAACTCACATGATGTAATACTTAATGATGGATTATTTGAAGTATTACTAATTAAATCCCCTAAAAATGCTATTGAATTAAAAAATATTATTATGGGATTGTTAAAACAACAATACAATGATAAATATGTTACTTTTTTTCAAGCATCCCATTTAAAAATAACTTCTGATTCTAATATTCCTTGGATTATAGATGGGGAAAATGGTGGTACTCAAAGGGATGTTACCATCTCAAACAATCATAAAGGTATTGAATTCATCTTGTAA